A stretch of the Tannerella serpentiformis genome encodes the following:
- the leuB gene encoding 3-isopropylmalate dehydrogenase, which produces MKLNIAVLPGDGIGPEVMDQALKVVRAISEKFGHTLHTETALTGACAIDAVGDPYPEATHELCMRSDAVLYGAIGSPKYDNDPTARIRPEHGLLAMRKKLGLYANIRPVTTFPSLLDRSPLRADLVEGVDFVCVRELTGGLYFGRPQGRSEDGRVAYDTCVYSREEIERIVRLAYGYAMKRRRHLTVVDKANVLATSRLWREVAQEVAQEFPGVETEYMFVDNAAMRLIQWPKSFDVVVTENMFGDILTDEASVISGSLGLLPSASVGLHTSLFEPIHGSYPQAAGRNIANPLAMILSAAMMFEYAFDLPDEGAAIRRAVDASMAAGIVTEDIAPKGAQAYGTSEVGDWIAAHVAQ; this is translated from the coding sequence ATGAAGCTCAACATTGCCGTTTTGCCGGGCGACGGAATAGGCCCGGAAGTGATGGATCAAGCACTCAAAGTGGTGCGCGCCATCAGCGAAAAATTTGGCCACACGCTGCACACAGAGACGGCCCTCACGGGCGCCTGCGCCATTGACGCCGTGGGCGATCCGTATCCGGAGGCCACCCACGAGCTCTGCATGCGCAGCGACGCCGTCCTCTATGGCGCCATCGGCTCTCCCAAATATGATAACGACCCCACGGCCCGCATCCGGCCTGAGCACGGACTGCTGGCTATGCGCAAAAAGCTGGGGCTTTACGCCAATATCCGCCCCGTGACAACGTTTCCCTCGCTCCTCGACCGCTCGCCGCTCCGGGCCGATCTGGTGGAAGGCGTGGACTTTGTCTGCGTCCGCGAACTCACCGGCGGACTCTATTTCGGCCGTCCGCAGGGCCGCAGCGAGGACGGGCGCGTAGCCTACGACACGTGCGTCTATTCCCGCGAAGAGATCGAGCGGATCGTGCGTCTGGCCTACGGTTACGCCATGAAGCGCCGCCGCCATCTGACAGTGGTGGACAAGGCCAACGTGCTGGCCACGTCACGGCTGTGGCGTGAGGTAGCGCAGGAGGTGGCGCAGGAATTCCCCGGCGTAGAGACGGAGTATATGTTCGTCGACAACGCCGCCATGCGCCTCATCCAGTGGCCTAAAAGCTTCGATGTGGTGGTCACGGAGAACATGTTTGGCGACATCCTCACCGACGAGGCTTCCGTCATCAGCGGATCGCTCGGGCTGCTGCCCTCGGCGTCGGTCGGGCTGCACACGTCGCTCTTCGAGCCCATCCACGGCTCCTACCCCCAGGCCGCCGGCCGCAACATCGCCAACCCGCTGGCCATGATCCTCTCGGCCGCCATGATGTTTGAATACGCCTTCGACCTGCCGGACGAGGGCGCCGCCATCCGCCGCGCCGTAGACGCGTCGATGGCGGCCGGCATCGTCACCGAAGACATCGCCCCCAAAGGCGCCCAGGCTTATGGGACGTCGGAGGTGGGAGACTGGATCGCCGCCCACGTGGCCCAATAA
- a CDS encoding methylglyoxal synthase has translation MHKKLTIALVAHDNRKVDMIDWAVFNADFLAGHNLVCTGTTGTLIKEAFEERGIEYSNIRCMHSGPMGGDTEIAAMVVRKEINLAVFLIDDLNPQPHEADIQMLLRQCRVHNVPIACNRYSADLMITSTLWDDNLYVPMEPKYVPFDRNNYSI, from the coding sequence ATGCATAAGAAATTGACTATCGCGCTCGTTGCGCACGACAATCGCAAGGTCGACATGATCGACTGGGCCGTCTTTAATGCCGACTTCTTGGCCGGCCACAATCTGGTCTGCACCGGCACGACCGGCACGCTCATCAAGGAGGCCTTCGAGGAGCGGGGCATCGAATACAGCAACATCCGCTGCATGCACTCTGGCCCCATGGGGGGCGACACGGAGATCGCCGCCATGGTGGTGCGCAAGGAGATCAACCTGGCCGTCTTCCTTATCGACGACCTCAACCCGCAGCCTCACGAGGCAGATATTCAGATGCTCCTCCGCCAGTGCCGCGTGCACAATGTGCCCATCGCCTGCAACCGATACAGTGCCGATCTGATGATCACCAGCACGCTCTGGGACGACAATCTGTACGTTCCCATGGAGCCCAAATACGTACCCTTTGACCGTAATAATTATTCGATATGA
- a CDS encoding Maf family nucleotide pyrophosphatase has translation MADNYLEKRFAQYEARKAAGTRPRRRHTEPARPAIVLPTRHRIILASQSPRRRELLGGLGVQFDVRVIPDIDESYPETLRPEDVPLYIAHAKARAYLPSLAADELLITADTVVVLEGDILGKPRDRDDALGMLRRLSGRRHTVVTGVVLTPGDGQRQADFSVASTVDFAPLSEAEITLYIDRLRPFDKAGAYGIQEWIGFVGVRGIEGSFYNVMGLPVGRLYEELRRMGEIVEGI, from the coding sequence ATGGCTGATAATTATTTAGAGAAACGATTCGCGCAATATGAGGCGCGAAAGGCTGCGGGCACCAGACCACGCCGGCGGCATACGGAACCAGCACGGCCGGCGATCGTACTACCCACAAGGCACCGCATCATCCTGGCCTCTCAGTCGCCACGCCGACGCGAACTGCTCGGTGGGTTGGGCGTGCAGTTCGACGTGCGCGTGATCCCCGACATTGATGAATCGTACCCCGAGACGCTCCGGCCTGAGGACGTCCCGCTGTATATCGCCCACGCCAAGGCACGCGCCTATCTGCCTTCGCTCGCGGCCGACGAGCTGCTTATCACGGCCGACACTGTGGTCGTCCTGGAGGGCGACATCCTCGGTAAACCCCGCGACCGCGACGATGCCCTCGGCATGCTCCGCCGACTCTCCGGACGACGCCACACGGTGGTCACGGGCGTGGTGCTGACCCCGGGCGACGGCCAACGCCAGGCGGATTTCTCCGTCGCCTCCACGGTCGACTTTGCGCCGCTATCCGAAGCCGAAATCACCCTCTACATCGACCGCCTTCGCCCCTTCGACAAGGCTGGCGCGTACGGCATACAGGAGTGGATTGGCTTTGTGGGTGTGCGCGGCATCGAGGGCTCGTTTTACAACGTCATGGGCCTGCCCGTCGGCCGGCTCTACGAGGAGCTGCGTCGTATGGGCGAGATCGTTGAGGGGATATAA
- a CDS encoding S9 family peptidase, whose amino-acid sequence MNKGLAACTMLAMMACNTTDQKKEGTSDQTVIGAPEVKIENGQMTPEVLWAFGRVGNVSVSPDGKQIAYTVTYYSIPENRGNADLYIMDADGTNKKQLTRTAASESAVAWKPDGKAIAYLREGKLWNIAPDGSAEKQVSDIEQSIEGFLYAPAGDKILLVIPTKIEKCMNGDLYEDLDKAKAYVYDDLMYRHWDTWKDGSYNHLYLGDVKGDKVKTVEDIMPGEPFDSPVKPFGGTEQIAWSPDGSVIVYTCKKLSGRDYAFQTNSNLYSYTLADKQTRLLTPDMPGYDQNPQFSPDGKTLLWSSMRRGGYEADKERMMMMEWPNGQMVDVSDSLDASPSSLQWTPDGKTIYLTAPIKEAYQIFAFDVASRSFRQLTDGNQDYQHVALAGNKLIATRTTLVDPAEIYSVDPATGKGTDLSQVNKDLLSKLNLPTFEKRFVTTTDNKQMVTWVVYPPKFDASKKYPILLMCTGGPQGVLSPSFSYRWSYMLMAAQGYVVVVPARRGTSGSGQEWADAISKHHGTQDEQDLLAAVDEICKEPWADKDHVGAMGASYGGFSIFHLAGTHKGRFKAFLAHCGIFNSEFMYPTTEEMFFDEWENGGAPWDKDNKVAQNTYSHSPHLMVKNWNTPIMIVHGEQDFRVPYSQGMAAFNTARMLGVESRLLIFPTENHWVLSPQNAILWQREFFKWFDKYLKNGDKPKEAEKPKA is encoded by the coding sequence ATGAACAAAGGATTAGCTGCATGCACCATGTTGGCCATGATGGCATGTAACACAACAGATCAGAAGAAAGAAGGCACCTCGGATCAGACCGTGATCGGAGCGCCGGAAGTGAAGATTGAGAACGGACAGATGACCCCCGAGGTGCTCTGGGCTTTCGGTCGCGTAGGCAACGTCAGCGTATCGCCCGACGGTAAGCAAATCGCCTACACGGTGACCTACTACAGTATCCCCGAAAACCGCGGCAACGCCGATCTCTACATCATGGACGCGGACGGCACGAACAAGAAGCAACTCACCCGCACCGCCGCCAGCGAGAGTGCTGTGGCTTGGAAGCCCGACGGCAAGGCTATCGCCTATCTGCGTGAGGGTAAACTTTGGAACATCGCCCCGGACGGTAGCGCCGAGAAACAGGTGTCCGACATCGAGCAGTCGATTGAAGGATTCCTCTACGCCCCAGCTGGTGATAAGATCTTGCTCGTGATCCCCACCAAGATCGAAAAGTGCATGAATGGCGACCTCTATGAAGATCTCGACAAGGCCAAGGCCTACGTCTACGACGATCTTATGTACCGCCATTGGGACACGTGGAAGGACGGTTCCTACAATCACCTCTACCTCGGCGACGTGAAGGGAGACAAGGTGAAGACCGTAGAAGACATCATGCCCGGCGAACCTTTCGACTCGCCTGTGAAACCCTTCGGTGGCACGGAGCAGATCGCTTGGAGCCCCGACGGATCCGTGATCGTCTACACCTGTAAGAAGCTCTCCGGACGCGACTATGCCTTCCAAACCAACTCCAACCTCTACTCCTATACCTTGGCCGACAAGCAGACGCGCCTCCTGACACCCGACATGCCGGGCTATGACCAGAACCCGCAATTCTCGCCCGATGGCAAGACGCTCCTCTGGTCCAGCATGCGCCGCGGCGGATATGAGGCAGACAAGGAGCGGATGATGATGATGGAGTGGCCGAACGGACAGATGGTGGACGTCTCCGACTCGCTCGACGCCAGTCCTTCGTCGCTGCAGTGGACGCCCGACGGCAAGACGATCTACCTCACCGCCCCGATCAAGGAGGCCTATCAGATCTTCGCCTTCGACGTAGCCTCTCGCTCTTTTCGTCAGCTGACCGATGGCAATCAGGACTATCAACACGTGGCGTTGGCTGGCAATAAACTGATCGCTACGCGCACCACGCTTGTCGATCCAGCCGAGATCTACAGTGTCGACCCAGCTACGGGTAAGGGTACAGACCTCTCGCAGGTGAACAAGGATTTGCTGAGCAAACTAAATCTGCCGACGTTCGAGAAGCGTTTCGTGACCACGACGGACAACAAGCAGATGGTGACCTGGGTGGTCTACCCGCCCAAGTTCGACGCCTCGAAGAAGTATCCCATCCTGCTCATGTGCACCGGCGGTCCGCAGGGTGTGCTCAGCCCGTCGTTTAGCTACCGCTGGAGCTATATGTTAATGGCTGCACAGGGTTACGTAGTCGTTGTGCCTGCTCGCCGCGGCACGTCTGGATCGGGTCAGGAGTGGGCCGACGCCATCTCGAAGCATCACGGTACGCAGGATGAGCAAGACCTGCTCGCCGCCGTCGACGAGATCTGCAAGGAGCCGTGGGCAGACAAGGATCACGTCGGTGCAATGGGCGCCAGCTACGGCGGCTTCTCCATCTTCCACCTGGCCGGCACACACAAGGGTCGCTTCAAAGCCTTCTTGGCGCACTGCGGCATCTTCAACTCGGAGTTCATGTATCCGACGACGGAGGAGATGTTCTTCGATGAATGGGAGAACGGCGGAGCACCGTGGGACAAGGACAACAAAGTGGCTCAGAACACCTACTCACACTCGCCTCACCTGATGGTGAAGAACTGGAACACGCCGATCATGATCGTCCACGGTGAGCAAGACTTCCGCGTACCGTATTCGCAGGGTATGGCGGCGTTCAACACGGCGCGCATGTTAGGCGTAGAGAGCCGTTTGCTCATCTTCCCGACGGAGAATCACTGGGTACTCAGTCCGCAGAATGCCATCCTCTGGCAGCGTGAGTTCTTCAAGTGGTTTGACAAGTACCTCAAGAACGGGGACAAACCGAAGGAAGCAGAGAAACCGAAGGCGTAA
- a CDS encoding DUF4349 domain-containing protein: MRSHINKLMTGLLAAVLSFSCTGADKSAAYGVADSKEMAAEAGSSSSDIRVGEEAIPERKLTKNGMLRFETSDAQKTRAAIQKAVTEAKGYVASDSKDEEEGRQTSTVTLRVPSDRFDALVDRITAEAGKIDYKNIEVSDVTQEYIDLDARLKTKKDLEARYQELLKRANSVDEVLKVEAQISSLRAEIESAEGQMRYLKNQVALSTLTVSFYEKTVAAGFGYKFQRALRQGWDNLLWVIVGLANLWAILLFVAIVWIIIARIRRNRKRKKAAASQS, encoded by the coding sequence ATGAGATCGCACATCAATAAACTCATGACGGGGCTGCTTGCGGCAGTCCTGTCTTTTTCATGCACGGGCGCAGACAAGAGTGCTGCGTACGGAGTGGCTGACAGTAAGGAGATGGCTGCCGAAGCCGGCAGCAGCTCGTCCGACATCCGCGTGGGTGAAGAGGCTATCCCTGAACGCAAGCTGACTAAGAACGGCATGCTGCGCTTCGAGACGTCCGACGCCCAGAAGACGCGTGCAGCCATACAGAAGGCCGTCACCGAGGCTAAGGGCTACGTGGCCAGCGACAGCAAGGACGAGGAGGAGGGCCGACAGACCTCCACCGTTACGCTGCGTGTGCCCAGCGACCGGTTCGACGCCCTCGTGGATCGTATCACTGCCGAAGCCGGCAAGATCGACTACAAGAACATCGAGGTGAGCGACGTCACCCAGGAGTACATCGACCTCGACGCCCGCCTCAAGACGAAGAAAGACCTCGAAGCCCGCTATCAGGAATTGCTCAAACGCGCCAATAGCGTGGATGAGGTTCTCAAGGTCGAGGCGCAGATCAGCAGTCTGCGCGCCGAGATCGAATCGGCCGAGGGGCAGATGCGCTATCTCAAGAATCAGGTAGCGCTCAGCACGCTCACCGTCTCGTTCTACGAGAAGACCGTCGCCGCAGGCTTCGGATATAAGTTCCAACGCGCACTGCGTCAGGGATGGGACAACCTCCTGTGGGTCATCGTCGGCCTCGCGAACCTCTGGGCCATCCTGCTGTTCGTCGCCATTGTGTGGATCATCATCGCACGCATCAGGCGTAATCGAAAGAGAAAGAAGGCGGCTGCGTCGCAATCGTAG
- a CDS encoding S9 family peptidase, which translates to MNTKHIYLGLLGAALVFMAASCSSNQTEGEKILKQSDFPAPPVAEVHPDTFVNFGKQRIDNYYWMKDKTNPKVIEYIKAENAYTDTVMASTRDLQQKIYDEILGRIKEDDESYPTYDDGYYYYSRTEKGKQYRTYCRRKGSMDAPEEVIFDVNKLAAGKQAFIFRGYIISPDNSKAAYFYNETGSYAEFTMKVRDLASGQDVGFAVEGAASVAWANDNRTLFYSAIDHTLRSSKIFRRELDAAEGTLVYEEKDAKFSTYVSATKTKQFIFITCGSSTTSDERYISADRPTDPFKVFLPRTKDVEYSVYAHADRFFIRYKDKEHLNGLIYEAPLTGYEDRKTWKEFLPYDKDVRIEALDVLKDYVALELRKNGLNEIRIKPINGGETKTIAFPEPVYTVSLGGNPEYDATTIRYTYTSLNRPSTLYEYAITDGKTTKLKEQEVPSGFNPDDYVVERLWATAPDGVRVPMAVVYKKGIKRDGSAPALLYSYGSYGSSSDVYFSPAYYSLIDRGFVFAIAQIRGGSDLGEQWYEDGKLLKKKNTFTDFIACSELLINEHYTSASRLAAMGGSAGGLLMGAVANMRPDLYQTIVAQVPFVDVINTMLDESLPLTTGEYEEWGNPNEEEYYNYMLSYSPYDNIRAQNYPNMLVTGGLNDSQVLFHEPLKYVAKLRSMKTDDNILILHMDMDSGHGGATGRYDSIKDTAFEFAFILNRVGIAK; encoded by the coding sequence ATGAACACCAAACACATCTATCTCGGGTTGCTCGGAGCAGCCCTCGTATTCATGGCTGCATCGTGCAGCTCTAACCAAACAGAAGGAGAGAAAATTTTGAAGCAATCCGATTTTCCCGCGCCGCCAGTGGCTGAGGTTCACCCTGACACCTTCGTCAACTTCGGCAAGCAGCGCATCGACAACTACTACTGGATGAAGGATAAGACGAATCCTAAAGTCATCGAGTACATCAAGGCCGAGAACGCCTACACCGACACCGTCATGGCCTCTACCCGCGACCTACAACAGAAGATCTACGACGAGATCCTGGGTCGCATCAAGGAGGACGATGAGAGTTATCCCACCTACGACGACGGCTATTACTACTACAGCCGCACCGAGAAGGGCAAGCAATATCGCACCTACTGCCGCCGCAAGGGATCGATGGACGCCCCCGAGGAGGTGATCTTCGACGTCAATAAACTGGCGGCCGGTAAGCAAGCCTTCATCTTCCGCGGCTACATCATCAGTCCGGACAACAGCAAGGCGGCCTACTTCTACAACGAGACCGGATCGTATGCCGAGTTCACCATGAAGGTGCGCGACCTTGCCTCCGGACAGGACGTCGGCTTCGCCGTCGAGGGCGCCGCATCCGTGGCTTGGGCCAACGACAACCGCACGCTCTTCTACAGCGCCATCGACCACACCCTTCGCTCATCGAAGATCTTCCGCCGCGAGCTCGACGCTGCCGAAGGAACACTCGTCTACGAAGAGAAGGACGCCAAGTTCAGCACCTACGTCTCGGCCACAAAGACGAAGCAATTCATCTTCATCACCTGCGGCAGCTCCACCACCTCGGACGAGCGCTACATCTCGGCCGATCGGCCCACGGACCCCTTCAAAGTCTTCCTGCCCCGCACGAAGGACGTCGAGTACAGCGTCTATGCCCACGCCGACCGCTTCTTCATCCGCTATAAAGACAAGGAGCACCTCAACGGACTCATCTACGAGGCGCCCCTCACGGGCTACGAAGACCGCAAAACGTGGAAGGAATTCCTGCCCTACGACAAGGACGTCCGCATCGAAGCCCTCGACGTGCTCAAGGATTACGTAGCCTTGGAGCTTCGCAAGAACGGCCTCAACGAGATCCGTATTAAGCCCATCAACGGTGGCGAAACGAAGACCATCGCCTTCCCCGAACCCGTTTACACCGTCTCCCTCGGCGGCAATCCGGAGTACGACGCCACCACGATCCGCTACACCTACACCTCCCTCAACCGCCCCTCGACGCTCTACGAATATGCCATCACCGACGGCAAGACTACGAAGCTCAAGGAGCAAGAAGTGCCCTCCGGCTTCAACCCCGACGACTACGTCGTGGAGCGCCTCTGGGCCACCGCTCCGGACGGCGTCCGAGTGCCCATGGCCGTGGTATATAAGAAAGGCATCAAACGCGACGGATCGGCGCCCGCCTTGCTCTACTCCTACGGATCGTACGGCAGCAGCTCCGACGTCTACTTCAGCCCCGCCTATTACAGCCTCATCGACCGCGGCTTCGTCTTCGCCATCGCGCAGATCCGCGGCGGAAGCGACCTCGGCGAACAGTGGTACGAAGACGGCAAGCTGCTCAAGAAGAAAAACACCTTCACCGACTTCATCGCCTGCAGCGAGCTGCTCATCAACGAGCATTACACCTCCGCCTCGCGTCTGGCAGCGATGGGTGGCAGCGCCGGCGGCCTGCTCATGGGCGCCGTGGCCAACATGCGCCCCGACCTCTACCAGACGATCGTCGCCCAGGTGCCCTTCGTGGACGTCATCAACACCATGCTCGACGAGTCGCTGCCCCTCACCACCGGCGAATACGAAGAGTGGGGCAACCCCAACGAGGAGGAGTATTACAACTACATGCTCTCCTATTCGCCTTACGATAATATCCGGGCGCAGAACTACCCCAACATGCTCGTCACCGGGGGCCTGAACGACTCCCAAGTGCTCTTCCACGAGCCCCTCAAGTACGTCGCCAAGCTCCGCTCCATGAAGACGGACGACAACATCCTCATCCTCCACATGGACATGGATTCCGGCCACGGCGGCGCCACCGGGCGCTACGATAGCATCAAGGACACCGCCTTCGAGTTCGCCTTCATCCTCAATCGCGTCGGCATAGCCAAATAA
- a CDS encoding plasmid mobilization protein has product MERHPKKEDKKTNKIAFIKVRCTAEEKERIRSRAANAGRKYSDYCREMLLGGSVIAVPPIGDNEKEALAILRQTALFYAHISNLIKVKDPAWVDATKALATYAKIAFKRFFSPRYRVPEEVFKRLNIEDHDRKV; this is encoded by the coding sequence ATGGAAAGACACCCCAAAAAGGAAGACAAGAAGACGAACAAAATCGCCTTTATCAAGGTCCGATGCACAGCCGAGGAGAAGGAGCGGATCCGCTCGAGAGCTGCGAACGCGGGGCGGAAGTACTCCGACTACTGCCGTGAGATGTTGCTCGGTGGATCCGTCATCGCCGTCCCTCCGATAGGCGACAACGAGAAGGAGGCGCTCGCCATCCTTCGTCAGACGGCACTATTCTACGCACACATCTCTAACCTGATCAAGGTCAAAGATCCCGCCTGGGTGGACGCTACGAAAGCCCTCGCCACCTATGCCAAGATCGCTTTTAAGCGGTTCTTCAGCCCCCGCTACCGGGTTCCAGAGGAGGTATTTAAGCGCTTAAATATCGAAGATCATGATCGCAAAGTGTAA
- a CDS encoding VapE domain-containing protein: protein MPDSTACLDAGDAYHTFTLKNSFKPIMKKQADRSNINTSKTPDNGGRSSKNGEIEAYLARHYTFRYNTVWGRAEYCGREDTRFVKVGSYEINTLRRELDNEAGITTSPDNLYSIIESSFSPRVNPIQAYFKALPTAAMDDSAAHAIRELADCVVVRNSEIWLLYLTKWLVAVVANAMDDHACRNHTYLVLTGEQGRFKTTFLDLLCPRKLHGYSYTGKIYPQEKDTLTYVGQNLIINIDDQLKALNKRDENELKNLITCPMVKYRMPYDKHVEEHPHMASFVASVNGNDFLTAPTGSRRFLPFEVLSIDIDRARAVSMDAVYAEAKSLLQSGYRYWFNDEEIAELYRESEAFQVQTAETELLLRCFELPTTDSDCSYLTTTEILTYLGTYTRQPLKAKRMGEALKRVGYIKVSRRRNGGSPLYVYKIRKILPCPLLQSCSSNM from the coding sequence ATGCCGGACAGCACTGCATGCTTGGATGCTGGGGATGCCTATCACACCTTCACCCTCAAGAACTCATTCAAGCCCATTATGAAGAAACAGGCAGATAGAAGCAACATAAACACCAGCAAAACACCGGACAACGGCGGACGTTCATCAAAGAACGGGGAGATCGAGGCCTACCTCGCCCGGCATTACACGTTCCGATACAACACCGTTTGGGGACGGGCGGAATATTGCGGCCGGGAGGACACCCGATTCGTAAAAGTCGGTAGCTATGAGATCAACACGCTGCGCCGCGAACTTGACAACGAGGCCGGGATCACGACCTCCCCAGACAACCTCTACTCGATCATCGAAAGCAGCTTTTCGCCCCGTGTCAATCCCATACAGGCGTATTTCAAGGCCTTGCCCACCGCTGCAATGGATGATTCAGCGGCGCACGCCATCCGTGAGTTGGCCGACTGCGTCGTCGTCCGTAACTCAGAGATATGGCTGCTGTACTTGACAAAATGGCTTGTGGCTGTAGTCGCCAACGCGATGGACGACCACGCGTGTCGCAACCACACCTACCTGGTCTTAACCGGTGAACAGGGACGATTCAAGACGACGTTTCTCGACCTGCTTTGCCCGCGTAAGCTGCACGGCTACAGCTATACCGGCAAGATCTATCCGCAGGAAAAAGACACGCTGACCTACGTCGGGCAGAACCTCATCATCAACATCGACGACCAGCTCAAGGCGCTCAACAAGCGGGACGAAAACGAACTGAAAAACCTGATCACCTGCCCGATGGTCAAGTACCGCATGCCCTACGACAAGCACGTGGAGGAGCACCCCCACATGGCGAGCTTCGTGGCCTCGGTGAACGGCAACGACTTCCTCACCGCCCCCACCGGCAGCAGGCGCTTCCTGCCCTTCGAGGTGCTTTCCATCGACATCGATCGGGCGAGAGCAGTCTCGATGGACGCCGTCTATGCGGAGGCGAAATCGCTGTTGCAATCGGGCTATCGGTATTGGTTCAACGATGAGGAGATCGCGGAGTTGTATCGCGAAAGTGAGGCGTTCCAAGTGCAGACCGCGGAGACGGAGCTCCTGTTGCGCTGTTTCGAGCTGCCGACCACCGACAGCGATTGCTCCTACCTGACAACGACCGAAATCTTGACTTACCTCGGCACCTACACGCGCCAACCGCTTAAGGCCAAACGTATGGGAGAGGCCTTGAAAAGGGTCGGATACATCAAGGTCAGCCGACGGCGGAACGGCGGTAGCCCGCTATACGTCTACAAAATCCGAAAGATCCTCCCCTGTCCCCTCCTCCAATCATGTAGTAGTAACATGTAG
- a CDS encoding helix-turn-helix domain-containing protein: MKYLIITEADWQNLRDEVLSLAECYLKAFGEPSKHTDWLHNGNVCRLLGISKRTLQHYRDASVLPFAQIGHKCYYKREDVERLLCVKSDKTANTTKR, from the coding sequence ATGAAGTATTTGATTATTACAGAGGCCGATTGGCAGAACCTGCGTGACGAGGTACTGAGCCTTGCGGAATGTTACCTGAAGGCTTTCGGAGAACCATCTAAACACACGGATTGGTTGCATAACGGAAACGTTTGCCGACTGCTCGGCATCAGCAAACGCACTCTGCAACATTACCGTGACGCAAGTGTGTTGCCCTTCGCACAGATCGGGCACAAGTGCTATTACAAACGAGAGGACGTGGAGCGGCTGCTCTGCGTAAAGTCTGACAAAACGGCAAACACGACGAAGCGATGA
- a CDS encoding helix-turn-helix domain-containing protein: MKAIQELSMETGEMQVVLSALRRVRERIREVSETHRPLFGGEHFLTSKEICERLYISPRTLQDYRDRRIIPYTQFAGKILYKASDLARILEENYKGGGKR; the protein is encoded by the coding sequence ATGAAAGCAATTCAAGAATTGAGTATGGAAACGGGTGAGATGCAGGTGGTCCTCTCCGCCTTGCGACGCGTCAGGGAACGGATTCGGGAAGTGTCGGAGACGCACCGGCCACTATTCGGAGGCGAACATTTCCTCACGAGCAAGGAAATATGTGAACGACTATACATCAGCCCTCGCACATTACAGGATTACCGCGATCGGAGGATCATCCCTTACACGCAGTTCGCCGGCAAGATCCTCTACAAGGCCTCAGACTTAGCAAGGATCCTGGAGGAGAATTACAAGGGAGGCGGGAAACGGTAA